The proteins below are encoded in one region of Helicoverpa zea isolate HzStark_Cry1AcR chromosome 21, ilHelZeax1.1, whole genome shotgun sequence:
- the LOC124640893 gene encoding putative nuclease HARBI1 yields the protein MDIFDNIDDLAIEEETIINEYINPPERKERIIRPRPDHFRIWDSKEFHRRFRLRKESVQYLLSLIENKIKHQTERNQCISPMLQLLIALRFYATGSFYITVGDFGGIHSSTMCRIIKKVTEAIASLRTIFINLPRSDEDIRSTQLEFYKIARFPRVVSAIDGTHIRIQSPGGNTAEEFRNRKGFFSFNVQAMCSADLMFQDIVARWPGSTHDCMIFANSHVKYHFENGEFGNGIILGDSGYELTNYLLTPFQNPDTPTKTLYNESQIRTRNVIERCFGVWKRRFPVLSIGLRCRLPLAQDVIVACAVLHNLARSKNEEEPPVDPELHIPPQPIFPPAIADFTGDERCHTRNLILINYFHALPTE from the exons atggATATTTTCGATAATATTGATGACTTGGCTATCGAAGAAGAGactataataaatgaatatataaatccacccgaaagaaaagaaagaataatCCGCCCAAGGCCTGATCACTTTAGGATTTGGGATTCAAAAGAATTTCATCGCAGATTCAGACTTCGGAAAGAGTCGGTGCAATATTTACTTTccctaattgaaaataaaatcaagcaCCAAACAGAAAG aaatcaGTGTATTTCACCCATGTTGCAGTTATTAATTGCACTGCGATTTTATGCCACTGGAAGTTTTTACATAACTGTTGGTGATTTTGGTGGTATTCATAGTTCCACTATGTGCcgtattattaaaaaagttactGAAGCTATAGCATCTTTAAGAACAATATTCATAAACTTGCCAAGAAGTGACGAAGACATCAGAAGCACTCAActagaattttataaaatagccaGATTCCCTAGAGTAGTATCGGCTATAGATGGCACCCATATTAGGATTCAGTCGCCTGGTGGTAACACTGCAGAAGAATTCAGGAATAGAAAAGGATTCTTTTCGTTTAATGTTCAAGCAATGTGTTCAGCAGACTTGATGTTTCAAGATATAGTTGCACGTTGGCCTGGCTCTACCCATGATTGCATGATATTTGCCAATTCACATGTGAAATACCACTTTGAGAATGGTGAATTTGGCAATGGAATTATACTTGGAGATAGTGGTTATGAACTAACTAATTACCTACTCACTCCTTTTCAAAATCCAGACACACCAACTAAGACTTTATATAATGAATCACAAATTCGAACACGGAATGTTATTGAAAGGTGCTTTGGAGTTTGGAAAAGACGGTTTCCAGTCCTAAGTATAGGATTAAGGTGTAGGCTGCCGCTTGCACAAGATGTGATTGTAGCCTGTGCTGTACTACACAACTTGGCAAGATCAAAAAATGAGGAGGAACCTCCAGTGGACCCAGAATTGCATATTCCACCACAGCCTATATTTCCACCCGCTATAGCCGATTTTACTGGTGATGAAAGGTGCCATACTAGGAACTtaatcttaataaattattttcatgccTTACCTACTGAATAA
- the LOC124640894 gene encoding uncharacterized protein LOC124640894 produces MENKKRERSANFDSAEIQLLINLVTKFKNIVENKKTDAVTNKDKEAAWRQIEENFNSCGVSTNARSWKTLKLKYEGIKKNTKKKSSLQRQEMYKTGGGPSKAPEFSEIDEKVLSICSNITGLEPRHDSDTISKSTPLEEVEDSNIIFEIEEIPENSFQPHPVVDLAIGEIVEDNQKENNWDKWHPKALKSRVSNVLKPNVSKASVTAKLDKLSEARLELVQLQMKTAKLEHQFMEEEHKLKMLHLANDERRKEELHSLQLKQNGCNCGAVPNTMT; encoded by the exons atggaaaacaaAAAACGAGAGCGCTCAGCCAATTTTGATTCTGCTGAAATTCAGCTCCTAATTAATTTAGtgacaaaatttaaaaatattgttgaaaataaaaaaactgatgcCGTTACTAATAAGGATAAGGAGGCAGCCTGGAGGCAAATAGAAGAGAATTTTAACTCCTGTGGAGTGTCCACAAATGCCCGATCGTGGAAGACCCTCAAATTGAAATACGagggtataaaaaaaaacacaaaaaagaaatCTTCTCTGCAAAGGCAAGAGATGTACAAAACTGGAGGAGGGCCTTCAAAAGCTCCAGAATTCAGTGAAATCGATGAAAAGGTGCTTAGCATCTGCTCGAACATAACAGGACTTGAGCCACGTCACGACAGTGACACTATTTCAA aatctACTCCTCTGGAAGAAGTTGAagatagtaatattatttttgaaatagaagAAATACCAGAAAATTCATTCCAACCCCATCCAGTAGTTGATTTGGCCATCGGGGAAATTGTTGAGGACAATCAAAAAG AAAATAATTGGGACAAATGGCACCCAAAGGCTTTAAAATCAAGGGTGTCCAATGTATTAAAACCAAATGTCTCCAAAGCTAGTGTCACCGCCAAACTAGACAAATTAAGCGAAGCTCGACTGGAGCTAGTACAGCTCCAAATGAAGACTGCCAAACTTGAGCACCAGTTTATGGAGGAGGAGCATAAACtgaaaatgttgcatttagcTAATGATGAGAGAAGAAAAGAAGAATTACACTCattacaattaaaacaaaatgggTGTAATTGTGGAGCAGTTCCAAATACCATGACTTAg